One part of the bacterium genome encodes these proteins:
- a CDS encoding Hsp20/alpha crystallin family protein, with amino-acid sequence MIRNLMTLQDRMNRLFDEAFPARQRSLGEEQDFFAGEWTPAVDIYEDENAITLKVDIPGIDPNNLDIRVEGNTLHMKGERKHEKETKRENFYRIERAYGSFARSFTLPHNVQADRIDAAYKNGELKIMLPKTEEARPKQIKIKAETQESRNPETRNR; translated from the coding sequence ATGATCAGAAATTTAATGACGTTACAGGACCGGATGAACCGGCTGTTCGACGAAGCATTTCCAGCCCGTCAACGATCTTTAGGTGAAGAGCAGGACTTCTTCGCGGGCGAATGGACTCCTGCCGTCGACATCTATGAAGATGAAAACGCTATTACCCTAAAGGTTGATATCCCGGGCATTGATCCGAACAATCTGGATATACGCGTTGAGGGCAATACCCTGCATATGAAAGGCGAACGCAAGCATGAAAAAGAGACAAAACGCGAAAATTTCTATCGAATCGAACGTGCCTACGGTTCTTTCGCTCGTAGTTTCACGCTGCCACATAACGTTCAAGCGGATCGAATTGATGCTGCTTACAAGAATGGAGAGTTAAAAATAATGTTGCCTAAGACGGAAGAAGCGAGGCCAAAGCAGATAAAGATAAAAGCGGAAACGCAGGAATCCCGGAACCCGGAGACACGAAACAGGTAA